A region of Paenibacillus thiaminolyticus DNA encodes the following proteins:
- a CDS encoding putative amidoligase domain-containing protein: MRDRLRLWGLPVLDRAAWDDEPGSEPSGPGFVRTLCFWVSQLEAVAAAQCFQAPSGGYFYRLLDDWKRPPYLRLARLAVRAVYALGRDTGAVTLRCCPAAEEADAPAGVLEEPRPGDAIERVEPVPAPLPAWVLERYAASWAKAAAEQQSARARPGSLLLGLDAELVLHDARRRKLIAASRYLPRGGRAGCDAVRIGGQVRFPLMELRPDPAPSPAQLVRNIAAAMAEARRSLEAAEEGAALEWLAGGLPLGRFPLGGHIHLSGLPLTSELVRVLDTYVAVPVAALEDPSGASRRPRYGTFGDVRLQEHGGAGGFEYRTLPSFLFSPDLAQEVLALMNAAVRHSHRLKRRDSLRDRVIRAYHAGRPAEELRPIARAAVQGLLAALEYEAVSAGGGTGSEREQALIRSLARRIDSAWRWNERADIRQTWAIRKEGAVKA, translated from the coding sequence ATGCGGGACCGGCTGCGGCTGTGGGGACTGCCCGTGCTGGACAGGGCCGCCTGGGACGACGAGCCGGGAAGCGAGCCGTCCGGCCCCGGCTTCGTGCGCACGCTCTGCTTCTGGGTGAGCCAGCTTGAAGCGGTCGCGGCGGCGCAATGCTTCCAGGCGCCGTCCGGCGGCTATTTCTACCGCCTGCTGGACGATTGGAAGCGGCCGCCCTACCTGCGGCTGGCCCGGCTCGCTGTGCGGGCGGTATATGCGCTCGGCCGCGACACGGGGGCGGTCACGCTCCGCTGCTGCCCCGCCGCCGAAGAGGCCGATGCGCCCGCAGGCGTCCTGGAGGAGCCCCGCCCCGGCGACGCCATCGAGCGGGTAGAGCCCGTTCCGGCGCCCCTCCCGGCATGGGTGCTGGAGCGCTACGCCGCTTCCTGGGCCAAGGCGGCCGCCGAACAGCAGTCTGCCCGCGCCCGGCCGGGCTCGCTCCTGCTGGGGCTCGATGCGGAGCTCGTGCTGCACGATGCGCGCCGGCGCAAGCTAATTGCGGCGAGCCGCTATCTGCCACGGGGCGGCCGGGCGGGCTGCGATGCGGTGCGCATCGGGGGGCAGGTGCGCTTCCCGCTGATGGAGCTGCGGCCCGATCCTGCCCCGAGTCCCGCGCAGCTCGTGCGCAATATCGCCGCCGCGATGGCGGAAGCCCGCCGCAGCCTCGAAGCGGCGGAGGAAGGCGCCGCGCTGGAGTGGCTTGCCGGCGGCCTGCCGCTCGGCCGTTTCCCGCTCGGCGGACATATCCATCTGAGCGGGCTGCCGCTGACGTCCGAGCTCGTGCGGGTGCTGGATACTTATGTCGCCGTGCCGGTAGCCGCCTTGGAGGACCCGTCCGGCGCGTCACGGCGGCCTCGCTACGGAACGTTCGGCGACGTCCGCCTGCAGGAGCATGGCGGGGCCGGCGGCTTCGAATACCGGACGCTGCCCAGCTTCCTGTTCTCGCCCGATCTGGCGCAGGAAGTGCTGGCCCTGATGAACGCGGCCGTCAGGCACAGTCATCGCTTGAAGCGGCGCGACAGTCTGCGCGACCGTGTCATCCGGGCCTATCACGCCGGCCGGCCGGCGGAGGAGCTGCGTCCGATTGCCCGGGCCGCGGTGCAGGGGCTGCTGGCCGCGCTGGAGTATGAAGCCGTCTCTGCCGGAGGTGGAACCGGGAGCGAGCGGGAGCAGGCCCTCATCCGCTCCTTGGCCCGCCGCATCGATTCGGCCTGGCGGTGGAATGAGCGCGCAGATATCCGCCAGACATGGGCCATCCGGAAGGAAGGCGCGGTCAAAGCGTGA
- a CDS encoding outer spore coat protein CotE yields the protein MAISDKHHCREIITKAVCGKGRKFSVVTHTVTPPHHPTSILGAWIINHQYESVRAGDGIEVIGTYDINIWYSYDNNSQTDVAKETVSYVELVGLSYVDPKHRRTTEEVAAEAIQEPNCVEASVSSSGTGVTIRVEREFAVEMIAETKVCVRVCPNGCNDFEDKDFDFGIQDDEFDDLDPDITDEEL from the coding sequence ATGGCAATTTCAGATAAACACCACTGCCGTGAGATAATCACGAAAGCAGTCTGCGGCAAAGGTCGCAAGTTCTCCGTCGTTACACATACCGTCACTCCGCCTCATCATCCGACGAGTATACTGGGAGCCTGGATTATCAATCATCAATATGAATCGGTGAGGGCCGGAGATGGAATTGAGGTCATCGGCACGTATGACATCAACATCTGGTATTCGTACGACAACAATTCCCAGACGGATGTAGCCAAGGAGACGGTATCCTACGTGGAGCTGGTCGGATTGTCTTATGTCGATCCGAAGCATCGCCGAACGACGGAAGAGGTAGCGGCTGAGGCGATCCAAGAGCCGAATTGCGTCGAGGCCAGCGTCTCCTCGTCAGGGACAGGGGTTACGATTCGCGTGGAGCGGGAATTCGCGGTAGAGATGATAGCGGAGACTAAGGTATGTGTGCGCGTCTGCCCGAACGGTTGCAACGATTTCGAAGACAAGGACTTTGATTTCGGCATCCAGGACGATGAGTTCGACGATCTGGATCCGGATATAACGGATGAGGAGTTGTGA
- a CDS encoding ABC transporter ATP-binding protein, whose protein sequence is MIPAVEMSQVTHVYVTEREAKLAIERLSVMIMPGEFVSLVGPSGCGKTTILSIIAGLLEPTHGSVRVYGNAVAGPSPRVGYMLQSDYLYPWRTILENASLGLELTKRWNRESEELVRDLLNGMGLGGTEASYPHQLSGGMRQRVALVRTLATSPELLLLDEPFSALDYQTKLQLEDLVVDTLKARRKTAVLVTHDLSEAIAVSDRVIVLNRDPGSMRKAFTIPDAIREAQPFFAREQPGFNEMFHELWKELEASDGKEGEHAERN, encoded by the coding sequence GTGATCCCAGCGGTAGAAATGTCTCAAGTCACTCATGTCTATGTGACGGAACGCGAAGCGAAGCTTGCGATTGAGCGGCTGTCCGTCATGATTATGCCGGGGGAATTCGTCAGTCTGGTCGGGCCGAGCGGCTGTGGCAAGACGACGATCCTCTCCATTATTGCCGGGCTGCTGGAGCCGACGCATGGCAGCGTCCGCGTCTATGGCAATGCGGTCGCGGGACCTTCGCCGCGGGTCGGTTACATGCTGCAAAGCGACTATTTGTATCCGTGGCGCACGATTCTGGAAAATGCGAGCCTCGGCCTTGAGCTGACGAAGCGGTGGAATCGGGAATCGGAGGAGCTGGTGCGGGATTTACTGAACGGAATGGGATTGGGCGGTACGGAAGCGTCATATCCGCATCAGCTGTCCGGAGGCATGCGGCAGCGGGTCGCGCTCGTGCGGACGCTGGCGACCTCGCCGGAGCTGCTCTTGCTGGATGAACCGTTCTCCGCGCTCGATTATCAGACGAAGCTGCAGCTGGAGGATCTGGTCGTCGATACATTGAAGGCCCGGCGGAAGACCGCCGTGCTGGTAACGCACGATCTGTCGGAGGCCATTGCGGTCAGCGACCGGGTGATCGTGCTCAATCGCGATCCCGGCAGCATGCGCAAAGCCTTCACTATCCCGGATGCGATACGGGAGGCGCAGCCCTTCTTTGCCAGAGAGCAGCCCGGCTTCAACGAGATGTTCCATGAGCTGTGGAAAGAGCTGGAGGCATCGGACGGAAAGGAGGGCGAACATGCAGAGCGGAACTGA
- a CDS encoding aromatic acid exporter family protein, which yields MIFRFVGIRVIKTAIASICAIITAGLIGSPNPLGAGLLAILGVDVTRKRSIQTVSARFFASLVGLLMASLLFGLLGFHLWVLALYILLAFPVIVRLNFKEGIVTSSVVTFHIYGAGTLTLTGVLNEVVLLLVGLGSASLVNLIYMPSEEDKLVRIRSDVDERFSRIFQQISRCLRDPSYAWDGREIIEANASADEGIRLASRALENLLLRSDDVREDERWLVYFYMRKTQLDHVQNMMQLISQVYEQLPQCLLVAKLFDQLSRDVKEPHYTGKTEQLLLELEGLFRAMDLPATRQEFEVRSAVLQLNRELYSFLKIAKKDKQKKQLAA from the coding sequence ATGATTTTCCGATTTGTCGGCATTCGTGTCATCAAGACGGCAATCGCCTCGATCTGCGCGATCATTACAGCTGGGCTGATAGGAAGCCCCAACCCGCTCGGTGCGGGCCTGTTGGCTATTTTGGGAGTCGATGTGACGCGGAAGCGGAGCATCCAGACCGTCTCGGCCCGCTTTTTCGCCTCGCTCGTCGGACTGCTTATGGCGTCGCTTCTGTTCGGACTGCTCGGCTTTCATCTGTGGGTACTGGCTTTATACATATTGTTGGCTTTTCCGGTCATTGTACGGCTCAATTTCAAAGAAGGCATTGTGACGAGTTCGGTCGTCACCTTCCATATTTATGGCGCAGGCACTTTGACGCTAACGGGGGTGCTCAATGAGGTCGTGCTGCTGCTCGTCGGCCTCGGTTCCGCGTCCCTGGTCAATCTGATTTACATGCCGAGCGAGGAAGATAAGCTCGTTCGGATTCGGAGTGATGTCGACGAGCGCTTCTCCCGCATTTTTCAGCAGATCAGCCGCTGTCTCCGCGATCCCTCATACGCATGGGACGGGCGCGAAATTATCGAGGCGAACGCCTCGGCCGACGAAGGCATCCGGCTCGCCTCCCGGGCGCTTGAAAATTTGCTGCTTCGTTCCGACGACGTGCGGGAGGACGAACGGTGGCTGGTCTATTTCTATATGCGCAAGACGCAGCTCGACCATGTGCAAAATATGATGCAGCTTATCTCGCAGGTATATGAGCAGCTTCCGCAATGTCTGTTGGTGGCCAAGCTATTCGATCAGCTCAGCCGCGACGTGAAGGAGCCGCACTATACGGGCAAGACCGAACAGCTGCTGCTGGAGCTGGAGGGGCTGTTCCGGGCGATGGATCTGCCGGCGACGCGGCAGGAATTCGAAGTCCGCTCCGCAGTGCTGCAGCTGAATCGCGAACTGTACAGCTTCCTGAAGATCGCAAAAAAGGACAAACAAAAAAAACAACTGGCCGCCTGA
- a CDS encoding ABC transporter permease: MQSGTEINRAAEESSQLLARTYSRYRADRRKRTWIVLLTQTAILIACVGLWELAGRMKWIDVLLFSYPSKVWEQIVQDFADGSIWPHLGMTVGETVAGFVLGTLFGTLLAVVIWRSDFLARVLDPYMVVFNSMPKVALGPLFIVGFGAGFAAIVATTLSITVIITTIVVYNSFREVDPNYIKVVRVFGGGKSVIFSKVILPASFPAIVSTLKVNVGLAWVGVIVGEFLVSKIGLGYLIIYGFQVFNFTLVMASLVIIAVVATLMYQGVAYLERAWLNRS, from the coding sequence ATGCAGAGCGGAACTGAGATAAACAGAGCGGCCGAGGAATCCAGTCAGTTGCTCGCACGGACATATTCGCGCTATCGGGCCGACCGCCGGAAAAGGACCTGGATCGTCTTGCTTACCCAAACGGCTATTCTCATCGCTTGCGTTGGACTGTGGGAGCTGGCCGGCCGCATGAAATGGATCGACGTGCTGCTGTTCAGCTATCCAAGCAAGGTATGGGAGCAGATTGTGCAGGACTTTGCCGACGGGTCGATCTGGCCGCATCTCGGGATGACGGTCGGGGAGACGGTTGCCGGGTTTGTGCTGGGGACGTTATTCGGCACGCTGCTGGCCGTCGTGATCTGGCGGTCGGACTTCCTGGCACGAGTGTTGGATCCGTACATGGTCGTCTTCAACAGCATGCCGAAGGTGGCGCTTGGGCCGCTCTTCATCGTTGGCTTCGGAGCTGGCTTCGCGGCAATCGTCGCCACGACGTTATCGATCACGGTCATCATCACGACGATCGTCGTATACAACAGCTTCCGGGAGGTCGACCCGAATTATATTAAGGTCGTGCGGGTGTTCGGCGGAGGCAAAAGCGTCATTTTCAGCAAAGTCATCCTGCCGGCCTCCTTCCCGGCAATCGTATCGACGCTGAAGGTGAATGTCGGATTGGCCTGGGTCGGCGTTATCGTAGGAGAATTTCTCGTCTCCAAGATCGGACTCGGCTATTTGATTATTTATGGCTTCCAGGTGTTCAATTTCACTTTGGTGATGGCGTCTTTGGTCATTATCGCCGTGGTGGCGACCTTGATGTACCAGGGAGTCGCCTATCTGGAACGGGCATGGTTGAACCGATCGTAA